tctctCTGGGTATAATGACACCTATAATCACTTCCTGGGGTCATcgtgaaggttaaatgagacaCGATTGTGCTCAATAAAACCCTCACGGTAATAATTCAAGCATGGAGATGGATGAATTCTCCAATGTCTCTTGACTATGGTTTTCTCCTTCCCATGTCTTCTTTTCAGTGGAAACTAACCTCATTTCTTTATCTGCATGGGACAGATTGTTCAAGCCAGGGACCAGCAAACTAGAGCCCAGAGGCCAAATCCAACCTGCTATCTCTTTTTGTGTGGCCTATGAACtaatagttttctcatttttaagtgGTCGacaaaaacaataatcaaaagacaagtaatattttgtgacacCTGAAAATTACATGAGATTCAAATTTCAGGGTGTATGGATACAGTTTTATTGTAACATAGTtatgttcattgttttttatttattattattattgctgcttTCGTACTACAAGACAGAGCTGAGTGTGCGAGaaaccatatggcctgcaaagcctaaaatatttggtATTGGGCCCTTTACAGGAAATGTTTCCTGACCTCTGATCTAAGCCACCATCAGATAATCTAGACCCCAACTTCCTTTTCCATTAATCCAGAGGGTTCCCCACTTTAAGGTCTGTAAGACCCCCCACTGCGTCCTTCCCCAGCCAACTTACTGGTAAGGAGAGCACTGCTTCCATTTTCTGTCGTCGTTGTAATTTTTTGTCAGTGAACACCAACTCCGATTCAATATATAGCCTTCCTTGGTGCATCTGTGAAAGAgtttttttctgaagaagaaagggaagacacACACGGGGGGATCTGcagagaaaaagaggagcagGAGAAACAGGAATATAAAGAGTCTGATGATTAACCATTACTAAATTAACGGCACGTGTTTTTCTACCACAGCAGACTGTTTTCAAAGTGTTACTTAAAATGTAGAAAAGTCAGGATTTGGATTCAGGTTTAGCCAACACCGAAAACCATGTAAGCAGCTGCTGTCAATTGCTCCTTGGATCCAAGGCATCCGAGATGGCCCATCAGAGGGACACTCACCCTTTCCAGTGCAATACCGCCACCTGCCTTGGAATTTCTTGTCAAGAGAACACCAATCATAACTGCTGTGGACAGAGATGCACTGGTGGTAGACCACATCGCCGtacataaatggaaagacacaggTACTGTTCACAAAcgctggaaaagagaaaacacaccaAATGGCGGGCGAGTTTACAAAGGGAAGTGACTTTCTAATCTCCGTTGCGATTGTCAGCACCACGCTTGCTCACCTACCACCCCCAAACCAGCATGTGGCTGGTCTCGCTAACTGCCTTCCCTGTGTGTGGCACCAAACATCAGTGAACATCAAAGGAAGCCTTATTTTAACCCTGAGCTGGAAGCGGACTGCAGTAGCTGGCTTCCTTTCCATGTGAGTCCTTTAGCGACGGTACACCCAAACTCCTAACCTGACATTCGGGCCTTTCTTAGagtccctttcctccctctctcctagaaaaataaatctcttagCTTGCCAATGGTAGCTCCTAAGTATTTCTTAAGGTTATCCACTTCCCTCCACACCCTTGGTCACCACCTAGCGTAGTGCCTTGCTTTGACTACGGCAAGAACAGATTTCTGGATACTGCCCACCTGTTTGTCCCATCATTCTTCACACTGCAGGGAGAATGTTCTTTCTTCAATACTAACCTGACCCTGCCACTACACTATTAATGTCACATTGCTGTTAGGATGAGAAATAGCATTGAAATGGCTTGTGATGCCCTACGGCCCGACTTGATCTGGTTCCCTAAAACACCTCCAACCTCATCTTGGGCCACTTTTCCTTGTGTTCTCTTTGCTCACACCTTGTAAGGTGTCCCGAGAGTGCTGCCATCTTTCTTGCCTAAGGGGTTTACAGGCGTGATCTTCTCTGGTTGGCAGGAATGTGTCTCTGTTTTGCCTGTGTAGCCTCCtcttaccgtgttttcctgaaaataagacctaactggaaaataagccctagcatgatttttcaggatgacatcccctgaacataagccctaatgcgtcttttggagcaaaaattaatataagacctggtcttattttcagggaaacgtggtatgtTCAGTCTAAATGTGAATCTCCATGGAACTTCCTTGAAGGAAATTTTGGAGGGCTGACTGAACTTGATCTTGAAATACAGGATTGGGTTGCCATGACCGGGGAGGGCCTTTTGTGCCAGAAGAACagcaaaggaaagagtaaaacagCAGGAAAACTCAAGGAATTTTCAGGAATATAATATTGTTTCATGGTTGTGGGCTAACATTTGAAATGTTGAAAAAGGAAGAGATATATCCTCACCTGGAATCACGGGGTGTAAATAGGCAAcaaattctgaaagagaaaaaaaaatgggtaaaatttaGACCACCTCTTAAAATACTCCATTCCTAGATAAATGGCTGTTAGAAGGATCTTGAAGTGCATGTAGCAGGAAACCCTCTGCTCTCACCATTTGGATGACTTATGATTACCTCcagttggtggtggtggtggtggtgaggggtgTCTCACCTCTACGCAAGACATAGCCCATTAATTCAGGTAAGAGCTCTGAGTATTCCAAAGGGCTTTCTTTGAGTAAGTTAGAGTAAATTCATTGGCACTCAACATCCATCCATTAGTTGACATTCCACAAGCCTGGGAGTTGGAGGGACCATCCTAGCTCTTGCCCACATGTCAACATTGCAGGAAAACAATCCGTTCAGTGCGAGAGCACTGAATATTCCCAGCAGCCTTggtgattctgttttgttttgattcctagaaaatattgcttttttttatcATCCCCGAGCCTGTTTCAGGGAGTAAGTGTCTTGGTAGCATCACCACCATAAAGCCCAGTGAGACCTGATTAAAGACTAGAAAGGAACTATTATGAAGAACTGTTTTATCCAGTGACATCAGCTGATCTTTAATGAGCCATTCCTATCTTCCTGTCATTGTCCTCAGTGGGCCTTCACCACACCCCTTTGAAGGAGAGAATATAACTTAGaactctcttctcctccccatccccccaaagGGTTACACACCAGAGGACACAGGCAACAGAGAGAGACTGGAAATGATGTGACCGCTGACTGGTGGGAAGTGGGTTCATACTTACGGAGTCTGACTTTGGAGACTGATTTGAACGGTCGCTTACCTGCGCAAGGGACTCAATGCAGGTGCCTCGCTTTCCTTATCTTTGATGTAACAACGCTAATTTATAGGTTTGCATCCGACTCTAACTCAGGAGTCTGATATGGTGAGTACAGCATCAGCAGTAGCTGATAGGGGCCCTGATCTTCAGAAAATAGCTAACGAGATGTGAGTGTTTTTGAAGTTGTGGTTAAATAATTGATTATTATGGATGGTTTCCTAGGTGCCCGCCTCTCTCCTTAGGGCCTTATTCTGACTACCTTAAGGAAAATGAATCTTGCCACATGCCTGTAAAATTGGCACTATTGTATTTTTATAGGTTATGCATTGTTAACGATGATCTCCATTTTGTAGATACAGACGTGGAGGCTTAGAGAGAGAAATCACTTGCTCAAAGCCACAGAATGAAGAAATCATTCAGGTCCCCTGTCTCCAGAAACGAAGCCTCTAAAATAACCATGCCTGTTGTGGGGCTCTGTGTCTGGCCCCAAAACTCTCTTAGGAGGGGCTGCCGCAAAGCTGAATCTCCTCCCCGTGCAGGCTGGGGTCATT
The DNA window shown above is from Rhinolophus ferrumequinum isolate MPI-CBG mRhiFer1 chromosome 15, mRhiFer1_v1.p, whole genome shotgun sequence and carries:
- the LOC117035394 gene encoding binder of sperm protein homolog 2-like, whose product is MFAVMEKLAGWVSLVLCVYGLKAAFVNSTCVFPFMYGDVVYHQCISVHSSYDWCSLDKKFQGRWRYCTGKDPPVCVFPFFFRKKLFHRCTKEGYILNRSWCSLTKNYNDDRKWKQCSPYQ